One Egicoccus halophilus genomic region harbors:
- the rplW gene encoding 50S ribosomal protein L23, with product MKDPRDIILRPVISEKTYGLLDENKYTFVVDPRSNKTEIKQAIEKIFEVKVVSVNTLNRPGKKKRRGWIVGKRPDTKRAIVTLAPGDEIELFEAGL from the coding sequence GTGAAGGACCCTCGCGACATCATCCTGCGCCCCGTGATCTCCGAGAAGACCTACGGGCTGCTCGACGAGAACAAGTACACGTTCGTCGTCGACCCGCGCAGCAACAAGACCGAGATCAAGCAGGCGATCGAGAAGATCTTCGAGGTCAAGGTCGTCAGCGTGAACACGCTGAACCGGCCCGGCAAGAAGAAGCGCCGGGGCTGGATCGTCGGCAAGCGCCCCGACACCAAGCGCGCCATCGTGACGCTGGCGCCCGGTGACGAGATCGAACTCTTCGAGGCCGGGCTCTAA